A window of the Deinococcus gobiensis I-0 genome harbors these coding sequences:
- the gluQRS gene encoding tRNA glutamyl-Q(34) synthetase GluQRS has product MHLGNARTALLAWLHTRAQGGRHLLRFEDLDTGRVRDWAYDTTRRDLSWLGLDWDAEYVQSRRLEHYAAALARLDTYPCTCTRREVLAAIEDSAGAPHGEEPVYPGTCRAGTAHPGRPAALRWRVPDRVVCARDARSGQELCQDLPREVGDFVLRRGDGVYAYHLAVVADDAEMGVTDVVRGADLWPATPRQVALQGALGYATPRYWHMPLMTDYRGERLAKRGGASPVSALREAGERPERVLGELARSLGWGVPGEVTAAELVEVYREWAF; this is encoded by the coding sequence ATGCACCTGGGCAACGCGCGCACGGCGCTGCTGGCCTGGCTGCACACCCGCGCGCAGGGGGGCCGCCACCTCCTGCGCTTCGAGGACCTCGACACCGGGCGCGTGCGCGACTGGGCCTACGACACCACCCGGCGCGACCTGAGCTGGCTGGGCCTGGACTGGGACGCCGAATATGTGCAGTCGCGGCGGCTGGAGCACTACGCCGCCGCCCTGGCGCGCCTGGACACCTACCCCTGTACCTGCACGCGCAGGGAGGTGCTGGCCGCCATCGAGGACAGTGCGGGCGCCCCCCACGGCGAGGAACCGGTATATCCCGGGACCTGCCGGGCGGGCACGGCCCACCCCGGTCGCCCGGCCGCCCTGCGCTGGCGGGTGCCGGACCGGGTGGTGTGCGCCCGCGACGCCCGGAGCGGTCAGGAGCTGTGCCAGGACCTGCCCCGCGAGGTCGGGGACTTCGTGCTGCGGCGCGGGGACGGCGTGTACGCCTACCACCTCGCCGTGGTCGCGGACGACGCCGAGATGGGCGTGACCGACGTGGTGCGCGGCGCCGACCTGTGGCCCGCCACGCCTCGGCAGGTCGCGTTGCAGGGGGCGCTGGGGTACGCCACGCCGCGCTACTGGCACATGCCATTGATGACCGACTACCGGGGCGAGCGGCTGGCCAAGCGGGGCGGGGCGTCGCCCGTTTCAGCGCTGCGGGAGGCGGGGGAGCGGCCGGAACGGGTGCTGGGGGAGCTGGCGCGGTCGCTGGGGTGGGGCGTGCCGGGGGAGGTTACGGCGGCGGAACTGGTGGAGGTGTACCGGGAATGGGCGTTTTAG
- a CDS encoding tryptophan 2,3-dioxygenase has translation MSRPAAPDADSPEQAYQDFTRRLSYGDYLHLDELRAAHQPVTAAHDEHLFIAVHHVSEVWLGLIIRELQAAMTLLAGGVTDTPLKMLSRVVRAQEQLTNAWEVLKTMTPADYLQFRSAFGAASGFQSAGYRMVEVLLGNRNPALLRPHEHRPDLHDPLQDALRAPSVYDLTLRLLAARGLPIPQAVLERDLAEPTQLDEAVLEAWLTVYRDPEQYWDLYELAEKLLDVEDNFRRWRFNHLTTVERTIGFKTGSGGTSGAGYLRRALEVVLFPELWAVRTRL, from the coding sequence ATGAGCCGACCCGCCGCGCCGGATGCTGACAGCCCGGAGCAGGCCTACCAGGACTTCACCCGCCGCCTGAGCTACGGCGACTACCTGCACCTCGACGAGCTGCGCGCCGCCCACCAGCCGGTGACGGCCGCGCACGACGAACACCTGTTCATCGCCGTCCACCACGTCTCGGAGGTGTGGCTGGGTCTCATCATCCGCGAGTTGCAGGCGGCCATGACCCTGCTGGCGGGCGGCGTCACCGACACGCCGCTGAAGATGCTCTCGCGGGTGGTGCGCGCCCAGGAGCAGCTGACGAACGCCTGGGAGGTCCTCAAGACCATGACCCCGGCCGACTACCTGCAATTCCGCAGCGCCTTCGGGGCGGCGTCGGGCTTCCAGTCAGCGGGCTACCGCATGGTCGAGGTGCTGCTGGGCAACCGCAACCCCGCCCTGCTGCGCCCCCACGAACACCGCCCCGACCTGCACGACCCCTTGCAGGATGCCCTGCGTGCCCCCAGCGTGTACGACCTGACGCTGCGGCTGCTCGCCGCCCGGGGCCTGCCCATTCCCCAGGCCGTGCTGGAGCGCGACCTCGCCGAGCCCACGCAGCTCGACGAGGCGGTGCTGGAGGCGTGGCTCACCGTGTACCGCGACCCCGAACAGTACTGGGACCTGTACGAACTGGCCGAGAAGCTGCTGGACGTGGAAGACAACTTCCGCCGCTGGCGTTTCAACCACCTGACGACGGTGGAGCGCACCATCGGCTTCAAGACCGGCTCGGGCGGCACGAGCGGCGCGGGCTATCTGCGCCGGGCGCTGGAAGTCGTGCTGTTCCCCGAGCTGTGGGCAGTGCGGACAAGGTTGTAA
- the kynU gene encoding kynureninase produces MTTLQDQTVPAHVHALDAHDPLRHKREEFVLPGGLVYLDGNSLGAMPRSVPARLSHVASQEWGQQLIRSWTADAEAAQDWMALPDRVAAKVARLIGAAPHEVAVGDSTSVNTFKALAAALSLAGERRVILTDADNFPTDLYMAQGLGTLTGDLELRRVPSADIAANLTGDVGVLLLTEVDYRTGRRLDMAALSAQARAQGILTVWDLAHSAGAFGVDLNGCGADFAVGCGYKFLNGGPGAPAFLFVAERHHAAAPVVLSGWMGHADPFEMARDYAPAPGARRFVVGTPQVLSLSALDTALDVFADVDMADVREKSLSLSRTFMALMGPLLARFPLTLVTPEAEAERGSQVSYRHPQAREVMADLIAAGIIGDFRTPDILRFGLTPLYHSHADMWQAVQGIKAVLEARA; encoded by the coding sequence ATGACCACCCTTCAGGACCAGACCGTCCCCGCCCACGTCCATGCCCTCGACGCCCACGATCCCCTGCGGCACAAGCGCGAAGAATTCGTGCTGCCGGGGGGCCTGGTCTATCTCGACGGCAACAGCCTGGGGGCCATGCCGCGCAGCGTACCCGCGCGGCTCTCGCACGTCGCCTCGCAGGAGTGGGGCCAGCAGCTCATCCGCTCGTGGACGGCGGACGCCGAGGCCGCCCAGGACTGGATGGCCCTGCCCGACCGCGTGGCCGCCAAGGTCGCCCGCCTGATCGGCGCGGCGCCGCACGAGGTCGCGGTGGGCGACAGCACGAGCGTGAATACCTTCAAGGCGCTGGCCGCCGCCCTGAGCCTGGCCGGAGAGCGCCGCGTGATTCTCACCGACGCCGACAACTTCCCCACCGATCTCTACATGGCGCAGGGCCTGGGCACACTGACCGGCGACCTGGAGCTGCGCCGCGTCCCCTCCGCCGACATCGCCGCGAATCTGACGGGCGACGTGGGCGTGCTGCTCCTGACCGAGGTGGACTACCGCACCGGGCGGCGGCTGGACATGGCGGCCCTCAGCGCACAGGCCCGCGCGCAGGGCATCCTGACCGTGTGGGACCTGGCGCACTCGGCGGGGGCCTTCGGGGTGGACCTGAACGGCTGCGGCGCCGACTTCGCGGTGGGCTGCGGCTACAAGTTCCTGAACGGTGGCCCCGGCGCACCCGCCTTTTTGTTCGTGGCCGAGCGGCACCACGCGGCGGCCCCGGTGGTCCTGAGCGGCTGGATGGGCCACGCCGACCCCTTCGAGATGGCCCGCGACTACGCCCCCGCCCCCGGCGCGCGCCGCTTCGTGGTGGGTACGCCCCAGGTGCTGAGTCTGAGCGCGCTGGACACCGCCCTGGACGTGTTCGCGGATGTGGACATGGCTGACGTGCGCGAGAAGTCGCTGTCGCTGAGCCGCACCTTCATGGCGCTGATGGGGCCGCTGCTGGCCCGCTTTCCCCTGACGCTCGTCACACCGGAGGCCGAAGCCGAGCGCGGCTCGCAGGTCAGCTACCGCCACCCCCAGGCACGCGAGGTCATGGCCGACCTCATCGCCGCCGGGATCATCGGGGATTTCCGCACGCCGGACATCCTGCGCTTCGGGCTGACGCCGCTGTACCACTCGCACGCCGACATGTGGCAGGCCGTGCAGGGCATCAAGGCTGTATTAGAGGCCCGCGCATGA
- a CDS encoding histidine phosphatase family protein — MPRLFLVRHAETEHNQRQVLQGAASAPGVISARGEAQARACGLALAALALPDPRVYASTYRRAQQTAGAIADALGVGLTVLDGLQEMEVGDWAGRPYSALDVSADRIRHEDGSFGFAGGESGGQVRARLRVALQGALARGGTPVVVSHGLALQAALCELLRVPLDDAWNDQRYAHANTAVTELEGEAGAWRVVRLADTQHLEGVL, encoded by the coding sequence ATGCCCCGCCTGTTTCTCGTCCGGCACGCCGAAACCGAGCACAACCAGCGCCAGGTCTTGCAGGGAGCGGCCAGTGCGCCCGGAGTCATCAGCGCGCGCGGCGAGGCCCAGGCGCGGGCCTGCGGACTGGCCCTGGCCGCTCTGGCGCTCCCGGACCCCCGCGTCTACGCCAGCACCTACCGCCGCGCGCAGCAGACCGCCGGAGCCATCGCCGACGCTCTGGGGGTGGGCCTGACCGTCCTGGACGGCCTTCAGGAAATGGAGGTGGGCGACTGGGCGGGCCGCCCCTACAGCGCCCTGGACGTGAGCGCCGACCGGATTCGCCACGAGGACGGCTCGTTCGGGTTCGCGGGCGGCGAGAGCGGGGGGCAGGTGCGCGCCCGGCTGCGCGTGGCCCTGCAGGGCGCCCTGGCGCGGGGCGGCACCCCCGTCGTGGTCTCGCACGGGCTGGCGCTTCAGGCCGCGCTGTGCGAGCTGCTGCGCGTGCCCCTCGACGACGCCTGGAACGACCAGCGCTATGCCCACGCCAATACGGCCGTCACGGAACTGGAAGGCGAAGCCGGGGCGTGGCGGGTGGTCCGGCTGGCCGACACGCAGCACCTGGAAGGCGTGCTGTAG
- the trpB gene encoding tryptophan synthase subunit beta, with protein MSLTIPAFPQPDGRGRYGRYGGRYVPETLIPALDELEAAYNEAKRDPEFLGELAGLFRDYVNRPSTLYLARNLTAHAGGAKIYLKREDQNFTGAHKINNCLGQALLAKRMGKKKVIAETGAGQHGVASATAAALLGLECVVYMGEEDIRRQALNVFRMKLLGAEVRPVTSGTGTLKDATNEAIRDWVTNVRDTFYILGSVVGPHPYPAMVRDFQSVIGEEVKAQLLEHEGRSVPDAIVACVGGGSNAIGIFAPYAYLPPEQRPRLIGTEAAGEGVETGKHAASVAGGRVGVLHGSLMYLMNDDEGQIIPPHSISAGLDYPGIGPEHCFYSDAGMAEYVPVTDAQSLEALQLLTRMEGIIPAIESAHAIYYAVELARTMKPEEVIVVNLSGRGDKDVVEVMRLLGENPAGEAKA; from the coding sequence ATGTCCCTGACGATTCCTGCTTTTCCGCAGCCGGACGGGCGTGGGCGCTACGGCCGCTACGGTGGCCGCTACGTGCCTGAGACGCTCATTCCGGCCCTCGACGAACTCGAGGCCGCCTACAACGAGGCCAAGCGCGACCCTGAGTTCCTGGGCGAACTCGCCGGGCTGTTCCGCGACTACGTCAACCGGCCCAGCACCCTGTACCTCGCGCGCAACCTGACGGCGCACGCGGGCGGCGCCAAGATCTACCTCAAGCGCGAGGACCAGAACTTCACGGGCGCGCACAAGATCAACAACTGCCTCGGGCAGGCGCTGCTCGCCAAGCGCATGGGCAAGAAGAAGGTCATCGCCGAGACGGGCGCGGGCCAGCACGGCGTCGCCTCGGCCACGGCGGCGGCGCTGCTGGGCCTGGAGTGCGTGGTCTACATGGGCGAGGAGGACATCCGCCGTCAGGCCCTCAACGTCTTCCGCATGAAGCTGCTGGGCGCCGAGGTCCGGCCCGTGACGAGCGGCACCGGTACCCTCAAGGACGCCACCAACGAGGCCATCCGCGACTGGGTGACCAACGTGCGCGACACCTTCTACATCCTGGGCAGCGTGGTCGGGCCGCATCCCTACCCGGCGATGGTCCGCGACTTCCAGAGCGTGATCGGCGAGGAAGTGAAGGCGCAACTGCTGGAGCACGAGGGCCGCAGCGTGCCCGACGCCATCGTGGCCTGCGTGGGGGGCGGCAGCAACGCCATCGGTATCTTCGCACCCTACGCCTATCTGCCGCCGGAGCAGCGCCCGCGCCTGATCGGTACCGAGGCCGCCGGCGAGGGCGTCGAAACCGGCAAGCACGCCGCCAGCGTGGCGGGGGGCCGGGTCGGCGTGCTGCACGGCTCGCTGATGTACCTCATGAACGACGACGAGGGCCAGATCATCCCGCCGCACTCGATCAGCGCGGGGCTGGACTACCCCGGCATCGGGCCGGAGCACTGCTTTTACAGCGACGCGGGCATGGCCGAGTACGTGCCCGTGACCGACGCGCAGTCGCTCGAGGCCCTGCAACTCCTGACGCGCATGGAGGGGATCATTCCGGCCATCGAGAGCGCGCACGCCATCTACTACGCCGTGGAACTGGCGCGCACCATGAAGCCCGAGGAAGTGATCGTGGTGAACCTCTCGGGGCGCGGCGACAAGGACGTGGTCGAGGTGATGCGCCTGCTGGGCGAGAACCCGGCCGGGGAGGCGAAGGCATGA
- the trpA gene encoding tryptophan synthase subunit alpha: MTATETATETATAATVRGAARIHAAFERARAEGRAAFIPFMTAGYPSAEEFPAVADALLARADVLEVGIPYSDPLGDGPTIQRASEQALAGGTSTRRTIDLIAGLRGRHDTPIVIMTYVNPIYAVGPAEFMRLAAEAGVDGLILPDLPPDQDIEIADLAAQHGLAVTFLIAPTSTPERVKLVAEACTGFLYAVSVTGVTGTREGAALGEVPRMLALARQYARVPVAVGFGVKDAATAAQVAQVADGVVVGSAFINAVKEGQDVGALADGIKAGCRK; this comes from the coding sequence ATGACGGCGACGGAAACGGCGACGGAAACGGCGACGGCGGCGACGGTGCGCGGCGCGGCCCGCATCCACGCGGCCTTTGAGCGGGCCAGGGCCGAGGGACGCGCGGCCTTCATTCCCTTCATGACGGCCGGCTACCCGAGCGCCGAGGAATTCCCGGCGGTGGCCGACGCCCTGCTGGCGCGCGCCGACGTGCTGGAGGTCGGCATTCCGTACTCGGACCCGCTGGGCGACGGCCCCACCATCCAGCGGGCCTCCGAGCAGGCGCTGGCGGGCGGCACGAGCACGCGGCGCACCATCGACCTGATCGCCGGGCTGCGCGGGCGCCACGACACGCCCATCGTGATCATGACCTACGTCAACCCGATCTACGCGGTCGGCCCGGCCGAGTTCATGCGGCTGGCGGCCGAGGCGGGGGTGGACGGCCTGATCCTGCCCGACCTGCCGCCCGACCAGGACATCGAGATCGCGGACCTCGCCGCGCAGCACGGTCTGGCCGTGACCTTCCTGATCGCCCCGACCTCGACCCCCGAGCGCGTCAAGCTCGTGGCCGAGGCCTGCACCGGGTTCCTGTACGCGGTCAGCGTGACCGGCGTGACCGGCACCCGCGAGGGCGCGGCGCTGGGCGAGGTGCCCCGCATGCTGGCGCTGGCCCGGCAGTACGCCCGCGTGCCGGTGGCGGTGGGCTTCGGCGTGAAGGACGCCGCGACCGCCGCCCAGGTGGCGCAGGTGGCCGACGGCGTGGTGGTGGGCAGCGCCTTCATCAACGCGGTGAAGGAAGGCCAGGATGTGGGCGCGCTGGCCGACGGCATCAAGGCGGGCTGCCGGAAGTAG
- a CDS encoding sugar efflux transporter produces MTVPPPPPTPEVAAQPSAGELLRSLARLPHALELSASVFLLGFGLSLANPFMALFGVNEVHMTPLQLGIFLTLNAVASVLISTLLARFSDRLPNRKPLVLLTLGAGATAYLLLSSLRSYPAILIAGMVFLGTGAAAFPQLFSFARARFADAPGDLPERALTVLRSVFSLSWVVGPGLGAVLLAVWDFRGTFLATAACFVLAALALLRVAPRPPQPTTPAAARPGAPTGPSPIVQAAFAFVLYGMSMSMGLTMFPLFVTKTLGGTQGEVGFLVGLCALLEIPAMLALVALRRLPPLNVLIRAALLLFVVHFALVYFASGTVLLVLSQVVRAAVLAVMAGLGMAYFQELMPGRFSVATTLFANTNNVGAMLSGIVSGACAQLFGYRSVYLLCAALTLTGWIIMQLTVRRQKRHLAEAEARAA; encoded by the coding sequence ATGACCGTCCCACCCCCGCCTCCTACCCCGGAAGTGGCCGCCCAGCCCTCGGCCGGCGAGCTGCTGCGCTCGCTGGCGCGGCTGCCCCACGCCCTGGAGCTGTCGGCGTCGGTGTTCCTGCTGGGCTTCGGCCTCTCGCTGGCGAACCCGTTCATGGCGCTGTTCGGCGTGAACGAGGTCCACATGACGCCGCTGCAACTGGGCATCTTCCTGACCCTGAACGCGGTGGCGAGCGTGCTGATCAGCACCCTGCTGGCGCGCTTCTCGGACCGCCTGCCCAACCGCAAGCCGCTCGTGCTCCTCACGCTGGGCGCCGGGGCCACCGCTTACCTGCTGCTGAGTTCGCTGCGCTCGTACCCGGCCATTCTGATTGCGGGGATGGTCTTCCTGGGCACGGGGGCGGCGGCCTTTCCGCAGCTGTTCTCGTTCGCGCGCGCGCGCTTCGCGGACGCTCCCGGCGACCTGCCCGAACGCGCCCTGACCGTCCTGCGCTCGGTGTTCTCGCTGTCGTGGGTGGTCGGGCCGGGACTGGGGGCCGTGCTGCTGGCCGTCTGGGATTTCAGGGGCACCTTTCTGGCGACGGCGGCATGTTTCGTGCTCGCGGCGCTGGCACTGCTGCGCGTGGCGCCCCGGCCCCCGCAGCCCACCACTCCCGCCGCCGCCCGGCCCGGCGCGCCCACAGGCCCGTCGCCCATCGTGCAGGCGGCCTTCGCCTTCGTGCTGTACGGCATGAGCATGAGCATGGGCCTGACCATGTTCCCGCTGTTCGTCACCAAGACCCTGGGCGGCACCCAGGGCGAGGTCGGGTTCCTGGTCGGGTTGTGCGCCCTGCTGGAAATTCCGGCGATGCTGGCGCTGGTCGCGCTGCGCCGGCTGCCTCCCCTGAACGTCCTGATCCGGGCGGCGCTGCTGCTGTTCGTGGTGCATTTCGCGCTCGTGTACTTCGCCTCGGGGACCGTACTGCTCGTGCTGTCGCAGGTCGTGCGCGCGGCCGTGCTGGCGGTCATGGCGGGGCTGGGCATGGCCTACTTCCAGGAGCTGATGCCGGGGCGCTTCAGCGTCGCCACCACGCTGTTCGCCAACACCAACAATGTCGGTGCCATGCTCTCGGGCATCGTGTCGGGGGCCTGCGCGCAGCTCTTCGGCTACCGCTCGGTGTACCTGCTGTGCGCCGCCCTGACCCTCACCGGCTGGATCATCATGCAGCTCACGGTGCGCCGGCAGAAGCGCCACTTGGCCGAAGCCGAGGCCCGGGCGGCCTGA